The following is a genomic window from Corynebacterium incognita.
GCGCAACAGCAGCTTGACCGCGGGGCGGGCTAGCACGTCGTCGGTAGGCATGATGCCAAAACCATCCAGGCCCGGGGTCTCCGAATAGGCCTCTTCCGCGATGAACTGTTCCTCCGTGGCGTCAAAAGCGCTGGTGCCTGGCAGCTCGCAGGCCAGCTGCGCGCCGCCGTGGCGCAGCAGCACCTCCTGGGCCGTGTAGTAGATCTCCGACTGCACCTGCGGGTCCAGCGTGTGCGCAGCCAACACGGTGTCCGCGGCGGTGTCGTAGAGCACCGCGCCGTTAGAGGTCACGCACACCGGGCGCACGTTGAGCTGTTCGATGACCGGCAGTACCCACCGGAACGGCCGGCCGGTGGCCAGCGCGAAGTGGGTCCCGGCGGCGGTGGCGCGGGCCACGACGTCGCGGGTGCGCTGGGAGACGCGGTGGTTCGCATCCAGGAAAGTGCCGTCAATATCGCTGATGATGAACCGCGGCGCGGTATCCGGCAGTGCAGTGTCCGGCAGCGCTCCCGCCATTAACGTTTCCCCCTTGCTTTCGCTTCACGACGCGCGCGTTTGGCCGCGCGGTCTTCTTCGTCCATGCGGTTGGCCTCCTCCAAGGTCGGCGCGCCGCCGCCCATAGATACCGGCATCCAGTCGGCACCGGGATCGAAGGGGCCGTGCTCGGCCTCGTAGCCCGCACGGGCGTCGTCAAGCAACGCCTGGACCGCGGCCTTGAGCTTCAAGGTAGCCTCCTCCGGATCGCCGCTGGGGTCTACCGGCTCACCGACGTGGATGCGCACCGGCAGCTTGGTGCGCCCGAGGTTCTTCTTGCCGCCCTTGGTCCAGATGCGCTGGGAGCCCCAGCAGGCCATGGGGATGAGCGGGGCGTCCGCGGCGTCGGCGATGCGCACCGCGCCGGTCTTGAAGTCCTTGAGCTCAAAGCTGCGGGAAATAGTGGCCTCGGGGAAGATGCCCACAAGCTTGCCCGCGCGCAAAGCCTCGATGGTCGGCGCGATGGAGGTGGCGCCGCGCTCGCGGTCTACGGGCACGTGCTTCATGACGCCCATGAGCTTGCCGATGACGGGCACGTCGAAGATTTCCTTCTTCGCCATGAACCGGACCAGGCGCTTGCCGCGCAGGTGCGCCGGCACCATTCCGAAGATGAAGTCGTAGTAGCCGGTGTGGTTCATCACCAGGATCGCGCCGCCGGTGGCGGGGATGTTTTCCACGCCCACCACGGTGGCGGTGATGCCCTGCGCGCGCAAGACCTGCTTGGCCAGGGTCACGATGATGCGGTTGTACACCGTCTCGCGGGACTCGGCGTGGGGGCTAAAACGCCCCAAGGTGGCGGGCACCCGGAAGATGTGCCCGCGCTTCTTCAGATTCAGGCTCGCGTCAGCCATGCCTTGCTCTCCTGCCATCACTGCCTGCGCAGCCTACTTCTTGGGCTCGATAACATCCTTGCCCACGAATGGGCGCAGTGCCTCCGGCACCACCACGGAGCCGTCGGACTGCTGGTTGTTTTCCAAGATAGCCACGAGCCAGCGGGTGGTGGCCAGGGTGCCGTTCAGGGTGGCGGCTACCTGGGGCTTGCCGTTCTCGTCGCGGTAACGGGTCTGCAGGCGGCGGGCCTGGAAGGTAGTACAGTTCGACGTCGAGGTGAGCTCACGGTAGGTGTTTTGCGTGGGGATCCACGCCTCGGTGTCGTACTTGCGCGCGGCTGACGCGCCGAGGTCACCGCCCGCGATGTCGATGATGCGGTAGGGAACGCCCACGGCAGACAGCATCTCGCGCTCCATCTTCAGCAACGCCTGGTGCTGCGCCTCGGCCTCCTCGGGCTTGCAGTAGACGAACATCTCCAGCTTGTCGAACTGGTGGACACGGATAATGCCGCGGGTGTCCTTGCCGTAGGAGCCGGCCTCGCGGCGGAAGCAGGAGGACCAGCCGGCGTAGCGGACCGGGCCGTTGTTGAGATCAATAATCTCGTCCATGTGATAACCAGCTAGTGCCACCTCGGAGGTGCCCACGAGGTACAGATCATCTCGCTCGAGGTAGTAAATTTCCTCGGAGTGGTCGCCCAAAAAGCCGGTGCCCGACATGATCTCCGGGCGCACCAGGACCGGCGGGACCATGAGCTGGAAGCCGTTCTCGCGGGCCTTCTGCGCGGCCAGCATCATCATGCCCAGCTGCAGGAACGCACCGTCGCCGGTGAGGTAGTAGAAGCGGGCGCCACCGACCTTGGTGCCGCGCTTCATATCAATAAGATCCAGGGACTCACCCAGCTCCAGGTG
Proteins encoded in this region:
- a CDS encoding HAD family hydrolase, whose product is MAGALPDTALPDTAPRFIISDIDGTFLDANHRVSQRTRDVVARATAAGTHFALATGRPFRWVLPVIEQLNVRPVCVTSNGAVLYDTAADTVLAAHTLDPQVQSEIYYTAQEVLLRHGGAQLACELPGTSAFDATEEQFIAEEAYSETPGLDGFGIMPTDDVLARPAVKLLLRNLSMTAPEMYELIAPHIDPQSAHVTYSMNDGLLEFAAPGVTKALGVAQLAGQYGVSQDATIAFGDMPNDIEMLRWVGTGVAMGNAADNVKDAADYVTSPNHQGGVADVLERWF
- a CDS encoding lysophospholipid acyltransferase family protein, encoding MADASLNLKKRGHIFRVPATLGRFSPHAESRETVYNRIIVTLAKQVLRAQGITATVVGVENIPATGGAILVMNHTGYYDFIFGMVPAHLRGKRLVRFMAKKEIFDVPVIGKLMGVMKHVPVDRERGATSIAPTIEALRAGKLVGIFPEATISRSFELKDFKTGAVRIADAADAPLIPMACWGSQRIWTKGGKKNLGRTKLPVRIHVGEPVDPSGDPEEATLKLKAAVQALLDDARAGYEAEHGPFDPGADWMPVSMGGGAPTLEEANRMDEEDRAAKRARREAKARGKR
- the serS gene encoding serine--tRNA ligase yields the protein MLDLKFVRENPDVVRASQVNRGEDPQLVDSLLAADEKRREAIKVADELRSEQKAFGKKIGQAAPEERPALLEGSYELKAKVKEAEEAQKAAEGQVEEIQYKISNVVEGAPAGGEDDFVVMEHVGEPTTFDFEPKDHLELGESLDLIDMKRGTKVGGARFYYLTGDGAFLQLGMMMLAAQKARENGFQLMVPPVLVRPEIMSGTGFLGDHSEEIYYLERDDLYLVGTSEVALAGYHMDEIIDLNNGPVRYAGWSSCFRREAGSYGKDTRGIIRVHQFDKLEMFVYCKPEEAEAQHQALLKMEREMLSAVGVPYRIIDIAGGDLGASAARKYDTEAWIPTQNTYRELTSTSNCTTFQARRLQTRYRDENGKPQVAATLNGTLATTRWLVAILENNQQSDGSVVVPEALRPFVGKDVIEPKK